A window of Streptomyces sp. SAI-127 contains these coding sequences:
- a CDS encoding ParB N-terminal domain-containing protein has protein sequence MSDRPDPGRYVVTDDEVVRLPVAALVLKGSPRAAGEDEEHVRSLIAAERDLPPIIVHHATMRVIDGAHRVRAARLRGQEHITARYFRGSVEDSFVLAVRANIGHGLPLSLKDRISAAERIVTTHPQWSDRMIASVAGISARTVAEIRRRKTADACSGVRIGQDGRARPVDASRRRSLATALLTENPDLSLRQVAQAAGISPETVRAVRNRLLYGRQSAPARTSKPPPRNQARPPVDQDEVLRRLAADPAVRQTDAGRALLRVLRVQAMTGEEWQKIVDNVPAHCAQLVEQAARESARVWDDIAARIAQKTSLAD, from the coding sequence ATGAGCGACCGCCCGGATCCGGGCCGGTACGTCGTAACGGACGACGAGGTGGTGCGCCTCCCGGTCGCCGCGCTGGTGCTCAAGGGCTCACCGCGCGCTGCAGGCGAGGACGAGGAGCACGTACGGTCCCTGATCGCCGCGGAGCGGGACTTGCCGCCGATCATCGTGCACCACGCGACGATGCGGGTGATCGACGGGGCGCACCGGGTGCGTGCCGCACGGCTGCGCGGGCAGGAACACATCACCGCCCGCTATTTCCGCGGCAGCGTGGAGGATTCCTTCGTGCTGGCCGTCCGGGCGAATATCGGACACGGACTTCCGCTGTCCCTCAAGGACCGGATTTCGGCCGCCGAACGCATTGTCACGACCCACCCGCAATGGTCGGACCGGATGATCGCGTCGGTCGCCGGTATTTCCGCCCGAACCGTCGCCGAAATACGCCGGAGAAAAACGGCTGACGCATGCTCCGGGGTCCGCATCGGGCAGGACGGCCGCGCCCGGCCGGTAGACGCCTCGCGGCGGCGCAGCCTGGCGACCGCGCTGCTGACCGAGAACCCGGACCTGTCGCTGCGGCAGGTCGCCCAGGCAGCCGGGATATCGCCCGAGACCGTGCGCGCGGTCCGCAACCGCCTGCTCTACGGCAGGCAGTCGGCGCCCGCGCGAACATCGAAACCACCCCCGCGAAACCAGGCCAGGCCTCCCGTCGACCAGGACGAAGTACTGCGTCGGCTGGCCGCCGACCCCGCCGTCCGGCAGACCGACGCCGGCCGGGCCCTGCTGCGCGTCCTTCGGGTGCAGGCGATGACGGGCGAGGAGTGGCAGAAGATCGTCGACAACGTGCCGGCGCACTGCGCGCAACTGGTCGAGCAGGCGGCACGGGAATCCGCGCGGGTGTGGGACGACATCGCCGCGCGCATTGCGCAGAAGACGTCATTGGCTGATTGA